The following coding sequences are from one Lysinibacillus sp. FSL W8-0992 window:
- a CDS encoding recombinase family protein, with product MEIIGYARVSTKGQDLTNQIEVLKEYGCEKIFMEKESGAKSDRPELKKALEYLREGDKLVVHKLDRLARSTFDLLKIAEDLEARGIGLVFIKEGIDFTTPNGKLMLTMLGAIATFERDLINERTSEGRERAKAKGTHMGRVGQDEKQVKKALSLFQDRGNNGLSVNEIAKMTGVPRSTIYAKAKELV from the coding sequence ATGGAAATTATAGGATATGCAAGAGTTTCAACAAAGGGACAAGATTTGACTAATCAAATTGAAGTATTAAAGGAATACGGCTGTGAAAAGATTTTTATGGAGAAGGAAAGTGGTGCAAAGTCTGATAGACCAGAACTGAAGAAAGCACTGGAATATTTACGTGAAGGCGATAAGCTGGTAGTTCATAAATTGGATAGGCTAGCACGTTCTACATTTGACCTTTTAAAGATTGCTGAAGATTTAGAAGCACGTGGAATTGGGCTAGTATTCATTAAAGAAGGCATTGATTTCACTACACCTAATGGAAAGCTAATGCTTACAATGCTAGGTGCTATTGCTACATTTGAACGGGATTTAATCAATGAAAGAACGTCTGAAGGTAGAGAACGGGCAAAGGCAAAGGGTACACATATGGGGCGTGTTGGACAAGATGAAAAGCAAGTAAAGAAAGCATTGTCACTCTTTCAGGATAGGGGCAATAATGGGTTATCAGTTAATGAGATTGCAAAAATGACTGGTGTACCCCGTTCAACCATATATGCAAAGGCTAAAGAACTGGTTTGA
- a CDS encoding major capsid protein — protein MPGITLTEASYLTSNPMKKGIIQTIARESAVLEVLPFETIFGATYGFIREETDGGATFRAVNEEYIVENPTNSEHFEELRRLGSKVEVDRYIELTGNLNNVRAEATVSKAKAIANHFTQTFFHGDSSVNPMEFDGLNKRMDATQVVDASGFPLHTGLIHQLLDKVQGNASVIFMNKRTRRKLNQLFMAQKAFIEPSQDAFGRPVQRFGDVRIAVVEDAFLPDNAIYAMSLGPDAVTGIQAGEITAVDNGLRGTTYETLIEWYVSIVVSNPYSVAKLKDFTI, from the coding sequence ATGCCAGGAATTACACTTACTGAAGCTAGCTACTTAACAAGCAACCCAATGAAGAAAGGTATCATCCAAACGATTGCACGTGAATCAGCTGTATTAGAAGTATTGCCATTCGAAACGATTTTTGGTGCTACGTATGGCTTTATCCGTGAAGAAACAGACGGTGGTGCAACTTTTCGTGCAGTAAATGAAGAATATATTGTTGAGAACCCTACCAATTCGGAACACTTCGAGGAACTACGCAGACTAGGTTCAAAGGTTGAAGTTGACCGTTATATTGAATTGACTGGAAATCTAAACAATGTACGTGCTGAAGCCACAGTAAGCAAGGCAAAGGCTATTGCCAACCACTTTACACAGACTTTCTTCCACGGTGATTCATCTGTAAACCCTATGGAGTTTGACGGCTTAAATAAGCGAATGGACGCTACACAGGTAGTTGATGCTAGTGGCTTCCCATTACACACAGGATTAATCCACCAGCTGTTAGATAAGGTTCAGGGAAATGCTAGCGTTATCTTTATGAATAAGCGTACAAGACGTAAATTGAATCAGCTATTCATGGCACAGAAAGCCTTCATTGAACCTTCACAAGATGCCTTCGGACGTCCAGTGCAACGCTTCGGAGATGTTCGAATTGCAGTTGTAGAAGATGCATTCTTGCCTGACAACGCTATCTATGCAATGTCACTTGGTCCTGATGCAGTAACTGGTATTCAGGCTGGTGAAATTACAGCCGTAGATAATGGGTTACGTGGGACTACCTACGAAACTTTAATTGAATGGTACGTCTCAATTGTGGTAAGCAATCCTTACAGTGTTGCGAAATTAAAAGACTTTACAATCTAG